In Equus asinus isolate D_3611 breed Donkey chromosome 13, EquAss-T2T_v2, whole genome shotgun sequence, one DNA window encodes the following:
- the CCDC42 gene encoding coiled-coil domain-containing protein 42, translated as MSLGIMEEEDLAEYFRLQYGERLLQLLQKFPNIEEQLESPSIQLLEKKKEAKIMHQAMEQKKKTFQRRMETLNLRWEELGVKEAQLKAHIQKFEQFIQENDQKRIRALKKANKERELKRQRLRELTKAKQEMAALRLEHQRLSAKLQNYSIFNKFLEKVVENSEFEEIHEVIARYKTLVSMHHDLMQSAQEGQEKIERAKARLARYMEEKDDEILQHNNELARLQMRFDRARSDVIVWESRWAHIQNTAAKKTLLLGTIKMATLNLFQIVSKQLKESTYVSLEDTHKQLDMIQQFIQDLSDIWAEVKKKEQQQIRV; from the exons ATGAGTCTGGGCATCATGGAGGAGGAAGACCTGGCCGAGTACTTCCGGCTGCAGTATGGGGAGCGGCTGCTGCAACTGCTGCA GAAGTTCCCCAACATCGAGGAGCAGTTGGAGTCTCCATCCATCCAGCTactggagaagaagaaggaggccAAGATCATGCACCAGGCTATGGAGCAGAAGAAGAAG ACATTTCAGCGCAGAATGGAAACCTTGAACCTGCGCTGGGAGGAACTGGGCGTCAAGGAGGCCCAGCTGAAGGCCCACATCCAGAAGTTTGAGCAATTCATCCAG GAGAACGACCAGAAACGGATCCGCGCCCTGAAGAAAGCCAACAAGGAGCGAGAACTCAAGAGGCAGCGCCTGCGCGAGCTGACCAAGGCCAAGCAGGAGATGGCAGCCCTGCGGCTGGAGCACCAGCGGCTGAGCGCCAAGCTACAGAACTACTCCATCTTCAACAAGTTCCTGGAGAAGGTGGTGGAGAACTCGGAG TTCGAAGAGATCCACGAGGTGATCGCACGCTACAAGACGCTGGTAAGCATGCACCACGACCTCATGCAGTCGGCGCAGGAGGGCCAGGAGAAGATCGAGCGCGCCAAGGCACGGCTGGCACGCTACATGGAGGAGAAGGACGACGAGATCCTGCAGCACAACAATGAGTTGGCGCGCCTGCAGATGCGCTTCGACCGCGCCCGCAGCGATGTCATCGTCTGG GAATCTCGCTGGGCGCACATCCAGAACACTGCCGCCAAGAAGACCCTCTTGCTAGGCACCATTAAGATGGCAACGCTGAACCTCTTCCAGATCGTGAGCAAGCAGCTGAAGGAGTCGACCTACGTGTCCCTGGAGGACACTCATAAACAGCTGGACATG ATCCAGCAGTTTATCCAGGACCTGTCAGACATCTGGGCAGAGGTGAAGAAGAAGGAGCAACAGCAAATTCGGGTTTAA